From the Trifolium pratense cultivar HEN17-A07 linkage group LG4, ARS_RC_1.1, whole genome shotgun sequence genome, the window TAACATACGCCGACaaaaaggaagaagatgagAGGTTCCTTATCTTCCAGAAATCTCTTTCACCGCCCTCACAACAGGAGTTCCTTCCCAGAGTTGAGGCTTGTGCTGATCTAACCCAACAAGAATTAGAAGAGATGTTCGGCACCAACCCCGATGATCCTGTTTATAATTATCTTTATGATATCGACATTAAACTTATGTGTGAACTTATTGAAGTGTTGAGACCATTACGATTACATATGGATCCAAACGTCTTGTAGGGTCTTGGCAGGTTGTCATCTTAGCCTAGTGGGATGATGATAAGAAGACTTTTGTGGTTGTTCTTGGTCTTCCTCCTTCTCAGGAACAAATGTTTCTTGTGAGACTATCTATCTATAccttttaattttgttggtTAGAATACAACTCTCCAGAAATGAGTGTAAAATTCtatgaaaaaatgaatttaattatcTTAAAGTTGACTTTGTCATTATTTGTGTCTTTGTGTGTCCAATTCTTCTATAAGTTGCTTATTTCTCCTGAACAAATAGTGTATAACAGTTAAAGCCTTTTTTGAATATGATTGCTGCATCTACTACATTTAACAAATTTATATCCATATATTACCCCCTCTACAAAAAAATAGAGGAATAACAACAGAATGGCAGAGGCCGTTTAGTTACAACTGTtgctactattttttttattgaaggtTTGTTTCTGTTAAACCATCATTGCCGCTTTTTATATTGAAGGTTTGCGCCTTGTAGTTGTAGGGTCTCGGGAGGTTGTCATCTTAGCCTATCCGTAGTGGGATTGATAAGACTACTTTTGTGGTTGTTCTTAGTTAGTATTCCTCCTTTTTAGGAATAAACGAGTTATTATTATTTgggtttaattttaattttacatgTTTCTTTGTTGGTTAGAACCCACCCTCCTGATTTGTGTGTGGAATTGTAAATTGGTAACCGCTGATACGCTTCAACAATTCTATTCTAATGCCCTTGCCAAATTTTGATTCATAAAATGATAATGTGTGCACATTTTGAGACATAAAATGATTAGtatggaagaagaaaaatactTGAAGGACTAACTTGAGAAAATTGCCGAATTTAAAGGTTGCGTGTGTAAATTTCTCAAAATGACAATCAAATATAGGTTTTAGTTGTCATTTTTTAGTGTCTATATTCATTCTACATCAACATGTTCTTTTCCATTttcaccaccaccattgatACCTGAAATTATTTCAGTTTCAGAGGACTTAGAATCCAACCTTTCATATCTAAAACTTGGAAGAAGTTTATACTGTCGAAATGTCAAAACCTGATTCAGCTTGTCATAGCCTAATCTTTGTTGAAAATAGATCAAAATTGCGAGAAGAATTGCAGTCACAGGGATGATAATGTCACCAAATTTCAAGTAAAAGTCCAAACTTGGATTGATGAATTATGAGGAACAAGTCTTACTAGAGTGATTCCAATGAAATACAGTTTCTTTAGTGGTTTGCAATTGATTTGCCTGATTATGTTTCCAATTATTTGAGGAAACAAGACCCGCATATTCTTCTATTTATGTTGCCCAAACTGGCAACAAATGAGAATTTTCTTTATCAACCATTTATGTCTTTGGACTAAGATTTTTCTGACTGGTTTTCGTGCCGTGAATATTCATTATAATCCCAGGCCTAAAGGCACCACTAACACCCTTCAAAAGCACCAATCTGTCATCAATTACAGCTTGATCCTTCATTTTCTGGATGTCGAAATTCCAAGAACAAAATATAAGATTTTGAACGCATTTGTAGCCTATATACTACTGCATGGGTTAAACTCAAACACTATAGCAAGTTCTTTTTAAAAACAGCCTCAACAACATCGTAACTATGATTTTGGTTGCATATTCAATGGTTTTCGcatcatcaacgttgcagatctgGATACATGATTATTTCGGACATTTAAATTTTGTCAGatcaattgtaggctttgtCATAGACATTAATGTTTAATATATAATGATTTTGATCGACGTATTTCctataaatttgaataaatgaatattgttgcctttgaatagaaaaaataaataaataaccaaATGTAAAGATACTCCCGATCAAGATAAGTGAGAAACAAAGTATATAAACAATTTGAAAGGAAAAtaaatccaattaaataatGCACCAACTCCGATCCAATACCAATACGCATGTGTTAAGAATCCACGTGATTTCAAAAGTTGAAGTCCTAGTGTCATATTTGAGAAATCAAATGGTGGTTCGTCCCGGAGACCCAATGTCATAAGTTGGAGTGCTGTCATTAGTGGTTTTGCTTCCAACGGGTGTTTTGAGCAGTCATTGGAACTGTTTAGGCTAATGCAGCTTGCAAAAGTAATGGCCAATTGTGTCACTATTTCCAGTGTTTTATCAGTTTGTTCAGAATTAGCAGCGTTGAACTCTGGTAGGGAGCTGCATGCTTATGCCATTAGGAATCTCATGGATGACAATATTTTGGTGGGGAATGGTCTGATTAACATGTATATGAAGTGTGGGGTTTTCAAGGAAGGACATTTAGTATTTGATAATATTAAGAATAGAGATATAATCTCATGGAACTCATTAATTGGGGGTTATGGAATGCACGGGCTTGGTGAGAATGCATTAAGAACTTTCGATCAGATGATTAAATCCGGAATGAGGCCAGACAACATCACATTTGTTGCTGTTCTATCTGCGTGTAGTCATGCAGGACTTGTTGCTGCAGGTTGCAACATTTTTGATCGGATGGTCACAGAGTTTAAGATAGAGCCTAATGTAGAGCACTATGCATGCATGGTCGATCTCCTTGGTCGGGCTGGGCTTTTTTGCAAGAAGCAAGTGATATTGTGAGAAACATGCCAATTGAACCTAATGAGTGTGTTTGGGGAGCTCTTTTGAACTCATGTAGAATGTACAGAAATACAGATGTTGTAGAAGAGTTAGCATCACAAATTCTAGGCCTTAAATCAGAAATAACTGGGAGCTTCATGCTTCTGTCCAATATTTATTCTGCAAACGGAAGATGGGAGGATTCTGCAAGGGTTAGGGTCTCAGCAAAGAATAAAGGTTTCAAAAAAATACCTGGTCAGAGTTGGATTGAGGTGAGAAAAAAGGTGTACACATTCACAGCAGGGAATGTAGTCCATTTGGAACAGGGTGAAATTTACGCGATCCTTGATGAATTGGCACTTCAAATGGCGAGTGTAAATTATACTATCAATAGTTGCTTCGATCAGCAATGTATTTGTGACCAATCAGAACTCTTtgttgcaaactgagagaggCTAGATTTTTTGTGCCATAATACTCGGATTTTGACGCATCACATGTAAAATAGTTGTAAAATAGTTATGAAACTAACAATTCGTTTTGACGCAACGCAtcacatataaaataattagtaATCTTTGTTTATATCGTCTTTGTGTTTTATGTGTATATAATCCACATGTACCATTCTTTATATTGATTGCCAAATAAATTAATACTTCAAAAAGTCATATAAACATTTCCATTTATAAAAGAAGCTTCAACTTAACtcaaaatatgaaaatacaTTTCCTACCTGAACATGACAGACACAAATATTATTTGGATACAAATAAGCTTCAGCTGGAAATTTCATTAGAAACAGAATTCAATACAAACAACCTTTGCCACTGGGCCAAGGGCGCAGCCCACCCATGATTTGGAACATACATTCCTAGCCAGCTAAGTTAACAAATACACAATTACATTTGGCAAACTAGAAAGAAAAACCCTACAACCAACTTGTCAGCAcaagagatcaaattaattttcCTGATTCTTTCCTCTTCCACTATTTTCTCTCTGCTCCTAtgaattaatttttaagaatattCTCCACCTATCACCTACGCTTCCTAAACTCAACCGAAAACTACCATGTCATTTTGGAAATAACCATTCGAATGGTTCATCTGTTTGCCGATGTAGTTTAACATGATTATATGCTTCAATCAGAAGACGAGGAAACCTGTACTCGATCAGGGAACGATACACTGATGCCTTCGATTTtccaacaaaaatctttcctcTTGTTGACACACACAAACCAAGAGCctgatcaacaaaaaaaaaaaaaaatcagtcaggcctatcaattttatttaaaataaaacaatttaaattatagttaaaaaaaaaaaacaaacctcATATTCATTGAGATGCGCACATATGTTCCTAAACATCTTTACTAAAGATTGCAACGAGTATTCATTATAgtcatttttgaaatccttaGTATAGCACATCAGAACTTCGTGGTCAATAAAACAATCCCATTTTTGGTAACCGTTAAAAATCAACTGTTTCTTCAAATTAAATTGATTGAACTCAGCCCAATCTAAACGATGCAACAGATCATTAATCTCCCATATAAACCAGGCTTTAGTTGTATCATCCCAAAATGTGGGATGCAATAATAATGAGGAAGCAACTGACCTGCGCAACAAagtcaaaattaaaaaatttaattgaagttttaataaaacaataaaaaagaattataataataacataccTGTCATCTGGTAAAGCTTTTAATAATCCAGTGATAAAATCTTTATCCACAGGCGAAAGACGGCTTGTAACTGAAGTATCCATAATATTATGTCGAACATTTTCATCATTTCCAAAAGCATGCGATGCTGTCAAGCAAAAACAGATTACTAATCCTAATCCAAATAAATCGGATTTTTCATCTGTAAGTTTCTGTTTGATTTCTTCGGGCGTCCTCCAGCCCGCGGTGCTGGTATCAAGCACAAGGTTATCGGATGACGGAGATGAAGAACCTAGATTAGAGATTTTTGCACGAAGACGGTTTTTATAGGGCGGCTCATTAATCTCctcaaatattaaaatattatccGGAGTGAGATTCTCATGTCTTATCTTCTTCTTTTGAAGGTCTGTCACGCCATCGATTATATCCCTATTATTTCAATGTCTCaattagtaaataaataaaaaaataaacaattaaattaatcaaattatcaATTGCTGCTTACCGTATTAGTGTAAGCAAATCAGGACTTGCCGATTGTTGATCCGGGGCCCCTTTTACTCTTATTTTTTCATGACGATCAGGTGTGTGCCACAGACGATAATCCTTTGAagcttttttcaaaaaatctcTACAGTTTTCATTCTGATGATCAAATacacctttttttttacaagcgTTTATCAATTCCCGCAAATTACATTTGGCTCGTTGCAAGAAGATGTAATGGTGATTTTCATCCTTGAGATGGTCAAAACATCAAACGACTCTTGGCACGTCGTTCAAATGTTGATatgctttaatttcaatatttgcCTTTTCACTCTGGATCGGAACAATCTTCACAGCTGCTTCTAGCGAGTTCCACGTTGCTTCAAACACCTTATCAGTAATTGGGTCACCCATTTCGAAATAAACCTTGTGTTCCATCTTTAAAGTAGAGGATTTTTACACATACCCATCACATACCATCACATAATGTGTAACAGTTAGTAAAATAATCatcataatataaataatagataagaaAACTTTGACAGAGGGTTGAATAAAATGGAACTAGTAATAGTATATCAGACAAACAATCATAATCAAAATGACAAGGGTTTAATAAACAAGATTTGGaacaaataaacaaacacaagGTACATGATTTTGTTTCTGCATAAGAAAATGCAGAAGATTCAAAATAACTAAAGACTAGAATCAACCTAAAATAGGGAAGGATTGTATAGCAATAGCAAGATTACATACCTGTTTAAGAGGGAGAGAGTGATGAGCAATAGAGTAAGAGTGATGAGAGAGTTTGAAGGGGTTGTTTGTTGATATGCAAATAGAATATtctaccaaaaacaaaaaaaagaatattaagaTATTCATTCACCCTCACTCGCAAAAAGAATATTAAGATATTCATTCACCCTCACACCCTCCCTTTTCTCGAGGGTGTGAGGGTGAATGAATATCTTAATATTCTTTTTGCGAGTGAGGGTGAATGAATAtcttaatattcttttttttgtttttggtagaATATTCTATTTGCATATCAACAAACAACCCCTTCAAACTCTCTCATCACTCTTACTCTATTGCTCATCACTCTCTCCCTCTTAAACAGGTATGTAATCTTGCTATTGCTATACAATCCTTCCCTATTTTAGGTTGATTCTAGTCTTTAGTTATTTTGAATCTTCTGCATTTTCTTATGCAGAAACAAAATCATGTACcttgtgtttgtttatttgttCCAAATCTTGTTTATTAAACCCTTGTCATTTTGATTATGATTGTTTGTCTGATATACTATTACTAGTTCCATTTTATTCAACCCTCTGTCAAAGTTttcttatctattatttatattatgatGATTATTTTACTAACTGTTACACATTATGTGATGGTATGTGATGGGTATGTGTAAAAATCCTCTACTTTAAAGATGGAACACAAGGTTTATTTCGAAATGGGTGACTCAATTACTGATAAGGTGTTTGAAGCAACGTGGAACTCGCTAGAAGCAGCTGTGAAGATTGTTCCGATCCAGAGTGAAAAGgcaaatattgaaattaaagcatATCAACATTTGAACGACGTGCCAAGAGTCGTTCGATGTTTTGACCATCTCAAGGATGAAAATCACCATTACATCTTCTTGCAACGAGCCAAATGTAATTTGCGGGAATTGATAAAcgcttgtaaaaaaaaaggtgtATTTGATCATCAGAATGAAAACTGTAgagattttttgaaaaaagctTCAAAGGATTATCGTCTGTGGCACACACCTGATCGTCATGAAAAAATAAGAGTAAAAGGGGCCCCGGATCAACAATCGGCAAGTCCTGATTTGCTTACACTAATACGGTAAGCAGCAATtgataatttgattaatttaattgtttatttttttatttatttactaattGAGACATTGAAATAATAGGGATATAATCGATGGCGTGACAGACCTTCAAAAGAAGAAGATAAGACATGAGAATCTCACTCCggataatattttaatatttgagGAGATTAATGAGCCGCCCTATAAAAACCGTCTTCGTGCAAAAATCTCTAATCTAGGTTCTTCATCTCCGTCATCCGATAACCTTGTGCTTGATACCAGCACCGCGGGCTGGAGGACGCCCGAAGAAATCAAACAGAAACTTACAGATGAAAAATCCGATTTATTTGGATTAGGATTAGTAATCTGTTTTTGCTTGACAGCATCGCATGCTTTTGGAAATGATGAAAATGTTCGACATAATATTATGGATACTTCAGTTACAAGCCGTCTTTCACCTGTGGATAAAGATTTTATCACTGGATTATTAAAAGCTTTACCAGATGACAGGTATGTTATTAtcataattcttttttattgttttattaaaacttcaattaaattttttaattttgactTTGTTGCGCAGGTCAGTTGCTTCCTCATTATTATTGCATCCCACATTTTGGGATGATACAACTAAAGCCTGGTTTATATGGGAGATTAATGATCTGTTGCATCGTTTAGATTGGGCTGAGTTCAATCAATTTAATTTGAAGAAACAGTTGATTTTTAACGGTTACCAAAAATGGGATTGTTTTATTGACCACGAAGTTCTGATGTGCTATACtaaggatttcaaaaatgacTATAATGAATACTCGTTGCAATCTTTAGTAAAGATGTTTAGGAACATATGTGCGCATCTCAATGAATATgaggtttgttttttttttttttaactataatttaaattgttttattttaaataaaattgataggcctgactgattttttttttttttgttgatcagGCTCTTGGTTTGTGTGTGTCAACAAgaggaaagatttttgttggaAAATCGAAGGCATCAGTGTATCGTTCCCTGATCGAGTACAGGTTTCCTCGTCTTCTGATTGAAGCATATAATCATGTTAAACTACATCGGCAAACAGATGAACCATTCGAATGGTTATTTCCAAAATGACATGGTAGTTTTCGGTTGAGTTTAGGAAGCGTAGGTGATAGGTGGAGaatattcttaaaaattaattcaTAGGAGCAGAGAGAAAATAGTGGAAGAGGAAAGAATCAGgaaaattaatttgatctcttgTGCTGACAAGTTGGTTGTAGGGTTTTTCTTTCTAGTTTGCCAAATGTAATTGTGTATTTGTTAACTTAGCTGGCTAGGAATGTATGTTCCAAATCATGGGTGGGCTGCGCCCTTGGCCCAGTGGCAAAGGTTGTTTGTATTGAATTCTGTTTCTAATGAAATTTCCAGCTGAAGCTTATTTGTATCCAAATAATATTTGTGTCTGTCATGTTCAGGTAGGAAAtgtattttcatattttgaGTTAAGTTGAAGCTTCTTTTATAAATGGAAATGTTTATATGACTTTTTGAAGTATTAATTTATTTGGCAATCAATATAAAGAATGGTACATGTGGATTATATACACATAAAACACAAAGACGATATAAACAAAGATtactaattattttatatgtgaTGCGTTGCGTCAAAACGAATTGTTAGTTTCATAACTATTTTACAACTATTTTACATGTGATGCGTCAAAATCTGAGTATTATGGCACAAAAAATCTAGcctctctcagtttgcaacaAAGAGTTCTGATTGGTCACAAATACATTGCTGATCGAAGCAACTATTGATAGTATAATTTACACTCGCCATTTGAAGTGCCAATTCATCAAGGATCGCGTAAATTTCACCCTGTTCCAAATGGACTACATTCCCTGCTGTGAATGTGTACACCTTTTTTCTCACCTCAATCCAACTCTGACCAGGTATTTTTTTGAAACCTTTATTCTTTGCTGAGACCCTAACCCTTGCAGAATCCTCCCATCTTCCGTTTGCAGAATAAATATTGGACAGAAGCATGAAGCTCCCAGTTATTTCTGATTTAAGGCCTAGAATTTGTGATGCTAACTCTTCAACAACATCTGTATTTCTGTACATTCTACATGAGTTCAAAAGAGCTCCCCAAACACACTCATTAGGTTCAATTGGCATGTTTCTCACAATATCACTTGCTTCTTGCAAAAAAGCCCAGCCCGACCAAGGAGATCGACCATGCATGCATAGTGCTCTACATTAGGCTCTATCTTAAACTCTGTGACCATCCGATCAAAAATGTTGCAACCTGCAGCAACAAGTCCTGCATGACTACACGCAGATAGAACAACAACAAATGTGATGTTGTCTGGCCTCATTCCGGATTTAATCATCTGATCGAAAGTTCTTAATGCATTCTCACCAAGCCCGTGCATTCCATAACCCCCAATTAATGAGTTCCATGAGATTATATCTCTATTCTTAATATTATCAAATACTAAATGTCCTTCCTTGAAAACCCCACACTTCATATACATGTTAATCAGACCATTCCCCACCAAAATATTGCCATCCATGAGATTCCTAATGGCATAAGCATGCAGCTCCCTACCAGAGTTCAACGCTGCTAATTCTGAACAAACTGATAAAACACTGGAAATAGTGACACAATTGGCCATTACTTTTGCAAGCTGCATTCGCCTAAACAGTTCCAATGACTGCTCAAAACACCCGTTGGAAGCAAAACCACTAATGACAGCACTCCAACTTATGACATTGGGTCTCCGGGACGAACCACCATTTGATTTCTCCAGCTGCAAAAATACTTCATAGGCCTCATCACATAATCCGGATTCAGCATATGATGATATTAAAGCATTCCAACTTACTAAATTCTTGTTCTTTATGtcagaaaatattttatgtgcATCACAGAGATGCTCACGCTTCTTCCCATAAGTCCCTATCAATGTATTTTTCACAAACAAATAGTCTTCATATCCACCTTTAATAACATACCCATGAATTTCTTTCCCCCATTGAACTCTATCCATATCGGCACACACAGACAACACAACAGCAATAGCTTCACCACTAATCTCAATTCCTCTTGTTCTCATCAACTTAAAAAACTCCATAGTTTCATCATAAAGCCCACATTTAGCATGGCTCGACAAAAGTGACGTCCAAGTTACATAATTCGGCTTCAAACCTTCCAACTCCATCCGTTTAAAAATCCTAAAAGCACCAAcagaatcaaaattaaaagcataactCGAAATCATAGTATTCCACGACAAAACACTTCTCACAGCCATTCCATCGAACACATTACATGCATCCTCCATTCTCCTAACTTTCCCATACATACCCACCAATTCATTCACCACATGAAGATGATCCTTAAAACCCAATTGCAAAACATGACAATGAACAATCTTGCAAAGACTAATATCCTCAATACACGAACACGACTTAATAATCAAAGGAAATGTAAACCCATCAGGTAAAAAACCAAACTTTCGCATTTTAACATACAGTTGAAAGGCATATTGATAATACCCATGAGATACATTGGCTCTAATAATGGAATTCCATAAAAGGATGTTTTGAAGAGACTCAACTGGGGTGGTGGCGAAAACTTTCCGGGTGGATAATCGTTGAAGAAGATAATCGAAGAAATCGAGAAGATGATTGTTGAAGATTGAAGGTGTGAGTTTTGTATATGTCAGTGATAACAAGTTTTTC encodes:
- the LOC123921595 gene encoding inactive serine/threonine-protein kinase/endoribonuclease IRE1-like, with amino-acid sequence MEHKVYFEMGDSITDKVFEATWNSLEAAVKIVPIQSEKANIEIKAYQHLNDVPRVVRCFDHLKDENHHYIFLQRAKCNLRELINACKKKGVFDHQNENCRDFLKKASKDYRLWHTPDRHEKIRVKGAPDQQSASPDLLTLIRDIIDGVTDLQKKKIRHENLTPDNILIFEEINEPPYKNRLRAKISNLGSSSPSSDNLVLDTSTAGWRTPEEIKQKLTDEKSDLFGLGLVICFCLTASHAFGNDENVRHNIMDTSVTSRLSPVDKDFITGLLKALPDDRSVASSLLLHPTFWDDTTKAWFIWEINDLLHRLDWAEFNQFNLKKQLIFNGYQKWDCFIDHEVLMCYTKDFKNDYNEYSLQSLVKMFRNICAHLNEYEALGLCVSTRGKIFVGKSKASVYRSLIEYRFPRLLIEAYNHVKLHRQTDEPFEWLFPK